The window GTCATCTTTCTAGTTAGCCATTTGGCAATGGTGATGGCTTAGTCATTTCCAATATTGTGGATTCTTGCCACGTGAGGTGGGGGTGGGATATTAATTTTTTAtctacttattagttaactaggtaatgtcatGTTACTCGATAATTAATCAagtacccgtataatttaaatattaccacaaattacttaaaattttatttatttttaaaatacttcatatatactttatatattatactaccatggtcacaTGGCACCTTgaatggtactagttcataattatcgggtattatcgctcgacccgtattttatttcaaactgtccactttcaacgaaactcgttttctttaatctgtgtacccatttatccttcataacacttatttatcgcttgtatAAATAGcgtaatccttataatctccaagtaatcttttacttggactgatgtcaattaccttacgacaaatctaacgtacaatactacaaggtgcaacatcgtcgtaacttaatagtGCAAAGCATAAAtccaccgtaatgtaatactgctgggtgcaacactgtcataacttaatactgcaaagcgcaATATCGACGTAATAATGCGGGGCGTAAcaattttcttataccctgtctgtcaaacctcactctttctttctaactctCAAATATATTTTTCCTCTGAGATTGGTGTATAAAATGAGAGCCGAAGCTCTCATTTTATTGGCAGAGCCTCGCCTACTACATTTGACATTGCCTTCTGCACGCCTACCGAATTTgacacaaaaaagaaagaaatgtttATGGGATGGACCCCACAAGATCTACATCGCAGCTGGCGGACATGCATCATTCCTTTGGAGATCCAactatacatatatttatttattcaattttggtCTGACACTTATTATCTTAGTAAGTTCAGTAGTATATCGTGTTCCCTGATTTAAAACTTTGAATCCGCTAATGTGGGAAGGGAGAATGCTTTTAAGCACAAGTACCAGATTAGCGCTAGTAGTCCTCCCAAAAGCACTCTCCTTCCCCTGGTGATTGCAGCTACATCATCCAGGTTCATGAGCTTCGTTCGGTACCTCTCAGTAACATTCACTACAGAATCATCTTTGCCATCATTAGTCTGTTGGCAACTTGTTATGTCGAACTCATTCCAAGTGCTTTTCGAATTGCAGCATGTCTCTTCATCTTCAGTTTTCattccttcttcctcttctttcaCCTTCTTCTCTTTAAGTTTCAATAAAAGTTCCTGGTTTGAGTCAGCTGGCCAAATTTTTTTACTGTTGGATTGCTCGGAGGAGTTTTCTGCTCCTTCCGAGATGTCATCTTCAACTTCCTCTGCAACATCATCTTTGtcaacatcttcttcttcttcatgaacaAAAACACTCTCTTCTAATTCATCCTTCACTTCTCTGCTTCGCGCTTCCAGGTCCTTCTCCACTACTACAGCGTCCATAGCTAGCGTCTCTGAGGCCTCAATGTCGTCCTCTGACCCATTTCCTTGACAATCGTGTTCAAAACTTTGCTTCTCAACCAACTGAATGTGTGAATGCACTGCTTCTAGGCTATGTTCTCCGCTAGCTGCAGTATCCATtgcatttgtttcttttatcacTTGAATTACTTCAGCAGAATGCTGGTCTGAGGCATTTCTGACTTCAGAGGCTCCTAAATATAAGGGGCTGTTTTCTAATATTACCTCCTCATAGCAGGAATTCACTTGATCAATCTCCTGGGAACACTCTTCTTCATCACTAAATTGCAATTGTAGATTGCGCTTCTTGGCAAATTGATCAATCTGAATTTCTGCATCAGTACATTGTTCTTCAAAATACAAACTCTCCCTATGGTCTTTATCCTCATCTTCATTAGCTGTCTTTACAAATTCAATAGCTTCAACGACTTGATCTTCTTGATCAAAGTCAGAGGTCAGATTTTCGTGCTCGAAAAGGGGCAGATTGTATAACTGTACTGGTAAGACTTGTTGCTCACAGGAAGTGCTGCTCTCTGGTAAAGAACCATCAGGGTTGAAAATTTCTTGTTTCTCTTGTTCTTGAATTAGATCCCTTTTATGTTTATCTTTGTCAATTTTGCCAGTATGTTGCAGCTCACTTACTTCTCCTTTATCATTATGTTTCTcgtcaatcaagaattcaatttTATTATCCACTTGAGAAGGGTTGTAGACTATTGTGGCTAGAGCTTGATGCACATCAGCTACCTCAGTTTTCTCATTTCCTTGGATTACCTCAATTCCTACTTTGGAAACCTCATTCGGTTCTTGATCAGGATCAGGGAGCAATGATATCTTTGTGTCCAATGACTCCAATTCTTCCTTGTCAATGGGCAATCTTTCAAAAGATGgagactcttcttcttcttcttctttcggATGATTAGAGGCTATAGCATTTTGGGAGTCCCTTTTTTCATCACCTCTCTCAAGCTTAGGCTTCTCATCCTGGACCAAATTGCTAGTCTTATTAGATATCAAGTTGTGATGCTATTTTTTCACTTAAAATATGTTCAACCTTGTTCAAAAGATTGTGATTTTTCTCAATTCTTGGACCATGCTAAATgcactcattttatttttatttttttccccaaaggaatgagattgcaaaTATACCTGGATCGAGCATGGAGTGGAGAACAAGGAGGTGGAATCATTGACAGACAACTTCTCTACCCCATTGCTGAAATTTAAAATCGATTGACATTCTATTAGCTGGATACGAATAAAAAGGCTACAACCTCTTAGAATCAATGCCCAATTTGTTATGAGCAGGACATAATGGAAGAATAAGACTTGTATGAGCAATGTCAATTACTCTTTCTGTCTCAAATTAATTATGTGTATGCTTCTCTAAGTTTTGAACTATGTGAATTTTGACCAACATTTTAAAATGTATTTTTGAATTGCAACTTATGGAGTACTAGCACGTTTGGTATAGTTTTTGAATGCCAAAGTTATAATTGTAAACTATTAAGTTGATTTAATCTAAATTAGCTTCGAAGATTCGTCAAATCAAATTCTCGAAAAGCAAAAAGGGACAGtacttatagcctgtttgaccaagcttctttttggccaaaagcacttttggccaaaaattgaggtgcttggccaagcttttggaaggaaaaaaagtgtttttgaggagaagtagaagcagttttggagaagcagaaaaaagtagcttctctccaaaagcacttttttgagaagcacatttgagaaaaatacacttagaagcagtttttaaaagcttgaccaaacactaattgctgctcagaagtgcttttcaaactaatagcccgtttggccaagctgcaaaaatcagcttattttgagaagtgttttttgaaaagtgcttttctcaaaagtacttttggtgagaaacagtttgtgtttgactaattagtttgaaaagcacttctgagcagcaattagtgtttgaccaagctttaaaaaactgcttctaagtgtatttttctcaaaagtgcttctcaaaaaagtgcttttgaagagaagctacttttttctgcttctccaaaactgcttctgcttctcctcaaaaacactttttttccttccagaagcttggccaaacacctcaatttttggcaaaaactgcttttggccaaaaataagcttggccaaacaggctataattagccaaacacaaactgcttctcaccaaaagtacttttgagaaaaacacttgtgaaaaaaagcacttctcaaaataagctgatttttacagcttggccaaacggacTATTATTTTGGGACGGCaagaataataattgaaataaaagttTAGTACTAGTTGTTGTTGACATGTTGTCGTTATACTTTCATAAGACATGACTTTGTCAGGACTTTCTTAATCTATTAGAAACTTGAATTACTAACCTAGACGGTTGCTGCTGCTCTATGCATGGAGAAGAGTCAGGTAGAAGAAAGTGAGGCCCTTTACTTGATTCATCTTCAAAATTCCCATTCTTCTCTTTCTTTGTAATTCTTTGAGTGGATTTCCTTCCCTTTCTTTCAACCAAGAATGCAAAACCTAGAGCAGCTGTGATAAAAACTCCACCTAACAAAATGACATGACTAGCAATACCACTGCCGTTTTTACTTGAGCTTATTTTCATTATCAGCTTCTGATTCTGCACGTTGATTTGATTGTTCTGTGATTTTTTCTTGGACTTGGAGTACTCCATTAGTATCATTTATCTCACGGAGCTGCTGCTCCAAACTACTTGGGGGTGGAATTTAAAGGAGAATGGGTTGTTTGGTGCGTTTCTcaaaacactttgtttttcttcttcttgggaTTATCGACGTTAGACAGTGATGTTTTACTACTACTTTGGAAGAGATTTTACTGATGCAGATTTTTGCTGCAGTTTTGATCTTCTAGAGCAGgtgtgtatatggatcgggtcggttcattttttatcaaaatcaaaccaactcaattattttgttttggattggttcggttttgtcagATTTTCGAGTTTTTCGagttttttgttacatgaatattatttcaatcttactttgttaaagttatagataaagttttaatAAGTGAATATAAGTttagtaaaatttaaaaaaaatgagaaacatataatatattaaaataatctTATGTGAGAATtattttagtaacacatgatagttattttcttagtcatctaacaataatttttcgttgatgtacgCTTTAAAGTTTAATCggatttaataattaaacataaaaattaatatgatacctaaataatgatatgttctatttaaatttaaattaccGAAATActatttcaaattcgaaaaagacaTAAAAAATCTTGAcatatttaaagtaaataaaaataatgcACTTTATAGTTATATTAAATATTCCAGTTCATGAgaaaatcccaaatatttctagagatttttttaaagaaaattctatataaagtcttgaaagtatatataaatattatatatttatatgtcgctTTGGATCGAGTtctttttactcaataccaaaccaaatcaaaccaaacataATAGGGTTGTTTTGATTTTTCGGTTTGGTGTGGTTTTCCGATTCAGTTTGAACACCACTAATTTAGAGGTTGAAGCAGACCGCTTATATTAGCCACATGAGTCTAATATCCCATTTAGCCAAACTcctaaaattagcttattttaaaaagtatttttttcaaaagtgcttcttAAAAAAGTACCTTTAGCGAGAAGCAAtttgtatttggctaattaatttgaaaagtacttttgaacacaattagtgtttggccaagcttttaaaaaatgTATCACGGTGTTTTTTCAAAAGTGGTGTTTGCAACAAATTATATgtgatacaaaaataaattacaatcacaatataaatatgaaGAAACATAGTTTTATTGATAAAATGATGAGGGTAACATACTGTTTGttcccttgattcttctctcctgATTATCTTCGTGATTCGAGGGAACAACGTGTTTCTCGAACGTAGGATGATGCAAACCTTCATGGAATGTATTTGATCTCCATGAAATTATGTCTATCTAGCCGCATCTTGATCTCTTCGTGAATATCCCATGAGTTTATGGGATTCTCGATATGATCTCCATTTTTGAGATATACCTTTTAAGGAGAAATGTAACTCTTTTTATAGGAGTGACCTAGGGTTATGATAGAGTAGCCTGATCGCtacctactccgcactactaaaaGGTAGGAAGatagggtcgcaatagcttttacccgatttgtgggtcgggatcgattttcacagggagctaggaatggagtcgagtatctatttagattgggattgtgtaattgttccaaatgtcacttccaaacatcttttgatttttatttaacaaactaatattatcaactactaattaaaactaaattatgctaatgagagttgtatctaatgggtagAACGACACTAgtgtagtgactttcacctaggtggctaattgacgggtaaatgcttctaaggctcgattgacatgattggggaaatattctataaccgttgcacaattttacccactctcacacctctcggtagagagagtgattttgcccaattgactctctcgagaccaaatgggtaggcaaattagctcaagcaactagggttcaagtcgggtaattactctctcaaggtttaaccctttaattgggactatcaattctcttgtgtccatcccaattccttgttgggtcaattttggagacttaggctctctttctcaaaaagagccaagtcaacttagcacaaaccagtgtttgcaaccaccaattcattgattaaaccataaaattgacccaaatagcaaacacccatagtcaatctaaccctagatggcaacgcccatcaattacccacactagggttgagccacaaccctagataatgtGTTTAGCTACTcattcttgaagaagaaaatagagaaatagatgaagaacaaaacatattaattaaaagctaatgtaaatacagagaatctatcgttaaatctaagttaagatgccaaaaatggctacacaatagcttctcacgagcgcagcttcGTTCTGGAAATAACTGATACACTAAAAATagaaaaaggttctatttatactaagttggaaaaactggacaaaaatgcccctgcgaggtcagtgcgggccgcatagAATGGACCACAGCCGCACTAGGCTCTAGGACTTGAAGTCTTGGCTCTCTGAACTCAAGCTACATGGAACCGTGCAGAATGGACCGCGACCGCGGAGGCAActagcgcggtccgcacaaacatgACGGCAGACCGCATGGGTTTGAAGTTGGCACTGGACATCTCTCTGATATTttcctccgcggaccgcacaaatggtagtgcggccgcggagccttcagtgcggaccgcgcaagatCGATTGCGGCCGCACTGCCTTGAAGCTTGATTTGCCAGTTCTCTGAatcccctagtgcggaccgcacaaagtgtagtgcagtcgcactaggcctgtttgtccttagtttgccttgtctttggtatttcagcaggtttcactccttttgagccgatcttggacatttcatcactttgtcgatcaaacttGCAATCatgcacaacttatgagcctattggtaagaatttataatcaaagcgtaagcaagacggagcatgaaacacgtcaaaatccctcgttatcaactcccccaaacttaagctttttattgtcctcaagcaaacaaaataagacccaccccttaagggaaaatccaagtatTTTCAGCTATCCTAAAGTAGCCTCagctagcatcaattgggactaacaattgccctcaatacaaatggatcattaacaacatttaacctttgaaaaaccatggatcaagtgtgatacacgagcatcaagagttgactcattacatcaaagagctctctcaattactttggtcattgtggaacccaaactcacacatcctcaactctccctaagcaaacctcaccttttagagtattggcacacaaaccgaggttaatgggaatttattcatctctctcaagaaaaggtTTCAAGTCCGGCgttaagtaccatatgcttgccccttatgtaagtatccactaatgtaagcttcatttaactcaagatcatatagggcttttgtggagtcattgtgaaggcttttggttcagggtaggaaatgttttgttcaagtgggttccatcttcccttaagcacttcttttgaatGATTTGGCACAGTTTTCTTGACTCGTTGAGTTttctcacttctttctaaggggttagagagacgcATTGTtgctctttcttatgcaattcaaaacgTTTCTCCCTTTTCAACTTTCCAtacctttctttcttttgcttctcttgaatccctttttattctttttcacattgagttttctttttgtctttttcttttctttctttttcgttgcctttcattttcttcacttttgtaCCTTTTGCCACTTTGTTCccttcctcgtctctccccccaaacttatacttttgccatgtgctcaaggaaagatcggatgccaagagagggtatcttttagaacgggtataggcttgtatcatggttattgaaagaaaaaggtctaaggctcaaaagggttaactagggatcatatcattggtaggctatggagttgttcaactatcatttggatcaaggagagcctataaacacttctcaagtcaaatttcacttaagatttcgcctcacaaacattcagggcaagttctagaccaatggctcgggacttggactcgcaattcgatttctcaccacacaaactaaaggattgctaaagacatagagtcgggggcccacaacaaccttagacacgatttgagcacacaatggtcccaaaAGACCACTTGATGATTGTCTGTCAATACAaaagtctcaaggtcacgactttcaccatcctaaacacaacattttgtctttgaccatgggatcaaagacaaatgtgctaggcccaagtgaagctttgcttgaggtacccttaactataaactaccaaaaacaaaaatggactcaaacccttaagaaggttgtcacgccatccatcatcgggaagagccacccggttcacacaatactctacctttggaaagaaccgtgacattaagaaaaccaaaggcttattgaaagcgtcaaaaatgaaacaaaaagctacgaatataattaagagctaaaaatgaaaatttttgcaaaaatagaaagaatatatacaataggggaATTGAATATACAAcagggaatgaatatatacagtgatgtaactttatatacagaccaaatgaaagataaaaagtgcgataaaagtaactaaatgtaagattatatacagaccaaatgaaaatcaagaaagcatagaCTAAATCagtatatatacaatcatccaaagATAAAGGgcgcaccccctcaaataaaagttggcattgtccccaattccaactaaatcaaataagcaccaaaaataaaatagagaaagGATATGAAGACTCCCTAAGCCATGTCTGTCTGCATTGGATCATGGgcggtccctgggtcctctgtatGCTCGAGAACCTCAAATTGGTTCCTGGTATCCTtctgctcagctgctgggacctgggcctggacctaGACAGGCTGTGTATCAGATACAtcttgtggctgactggaggaagccttcggttggtccgccaactggatgacGGCATCATCTGCGCTCGGGATCATCCTCCTCCTTTTCGGAGGTTGCTGCTCCTGCTCCTGCTGTGGCTCTGCTGCTGGAGCTGGGTCCTCAAACaataagtctaaaggcagctggtctgccttcagtctaTCCACATCCGCCCGTAGCTtcttcacggactccttggaggcCCATGTCTTGCGTagcttcttgtgctccttggCAAACACCTTCaaagccttgccatgtgaatccactgccTTAGCCAAGGCACCCTGAGCACTGAAGATCTTCTCCTGGTTTTCAAGTATCTTCTTTAAGGCATCCTCTATAGACTGTGGGACCTGTGCTGGCTGTGGTGCCGACTGAGCTGCTATGGTGGAGGTCAAGGTAGACAACTTGGAAGAAGCAGTATACATCCAGTTGTTTAAACTTTGAAGTGTCTGGCTCAGCCGATGGGCAGTGATAGGATGGGTCCGAGTAGATGGAATCTCTGTACCCGCTGATGTGGAAGGGCCTGGAGGAATATCTGAAGTGGACGGTCCGAGAGGCATCTCAATAGAGGTAGAGGCAG is drawn from Nicotiana tabacum cultivar K326 chromosome 22, ASM71507v2, whole genome shotgun sequence and contains these coding sequences:
- the LOC107783231 gene encoding uncharacterized protein LOC107783231, with translation MILMEYSKSKKKSQNNQINVQNQKLIMKISSSKNGSGIASHVILLGGVFITAALGFAFLVERKGRKSTQRITKKEKNGNFEDESSKGPHFLLPDSSPCIEQQQPSSNGVEKLSVNDSTSLFSTPCSIQDEKPKLERGDEKRDSQNAIASNHPKEEEEEESPSFERLPIDKEELESLDTKISLLPDPDQEPNEVSKVGIEVIQGNEKTEVADVHQALATIVYNPSQVDNKIEFLIDEKHNDKGEVSELQHTGKIDKDKHKRDLIQEQEKQEIFNPDGSLPESSTSCEQQVLPVQLYNLPLFEHENLTSDFDQEDQVVEAIEFVKTANEDEDKDHRESLYFEEQCTDAEIQIDQFAKKRNLQLQFSDEEECSQEIDQVNSCYEEVILENSPLYLGASEVRNASDQHSAEVIQVIKETNAMDTAASGEHSLEAVHSHIQLVEKQSFEHDCQGNGSEDDIEASETLAMDAVVVEKDLEARSREVKDELEESVFVHEEEEDVDKDDVAEEVEDDISEGAENSSEQSNSKKIWPADSNQELLLKLKEKKVKEEEEGMKTEDEETCCNSKSTWNEFDITSCQQTNDGKDDSVVNVTERYRTKLMNLDDVAAITRGRRVLLGGLLALIWYLCLKAFSLPTLADSKF